The Coffea arabica cultivar ET-39 chromosome 6e, Coffea Arabica ET-39 HiFi, whole genome shotgun sequence genome contains the following window.
GTAGCAATAGCAGGAGCAGCAAAGGAGTCTGCTGTGAATTTATTAGAAGCTGAGGCACTGCACAAGAGTGGCTGGTGGGGAGACGGCAGTACTACTGCAACAAACATCTCTGCCCACTGCCATTGGTCTGGTATCATTTGCAACACTGCTGGTAGTGTTACCGAAATACTACTTCCAAACTGCGGAATTCAAGATGACTTGGCAAATTTCAgcttctcttcttttccgaaCCTGGTTAGTCTAGATCTCAGTCGAAATGAACTTTACGGAGCCATCCCACATCAAATAGGTGCACTCTCCAAACTCACCTATCTCAATTTGTCTTCCAACTATCTTTATGGTGAGCTCCCGTCTTCTCTAGTAAACCTTACGCAACTAGCACAACTCGATGTTTCTTGGAATTCGATTGACAGCTTAATTCCTACCGGGATCGAAAACTTGACAGGTTTGGTTACTCTAGATTTGAGCTACAATTCGCTTTTTGGTCCCATCCCTCCCACTCTTGGCCAATTGTCTAATTTAGATTCCCTTGATCTCAGCAATAATCACTTCAGTGAGACAATTCCTTCAGCTCTTTTTAATTTGACAAATCTTTCCCAACTAGACATTCACTCGAATCCCGCAATGGGAGGAATTCTCTTTAAAGAAATAGGAAATTTGAAGTGTTTAGTTAAATTAGACTTGAGTCACTGTGGATTTTCTGGTAGCATCCCTCCAAGTCTTGGCCAGCTGTCCAATCTACACTCCCTTGACCTCAGCACTAACCACTTTAGCGGGACAATTCCTTCAGCTCTTTTTAATTTGACAAATCTTTTCCGACTAGACATTCACTCGAATCCCGCAATGAGAGGATTTCTCTCAGAAGAAATAGGAAATTTGAAGAGTTTAGTTGAATTAGACTTGAGTTACGGTGCATTTTCTGGCAGCATCCCTCCAAGTCTTGGCCAGCTGTCCAATCTACGCTCCCTTGACCTCAACACTAACCACTTCAGCGGGACAATTCCTTCAGCTCTTTTTAATTTGACAAATCTTTTCCGACTAGACATTCACTCGAATCCCGTAATGAGAGGATTTCTCTCAGAAGAAAtaggaaatttgaaaagtttaggTGAATTAGACTTCAGTGGCCTTAATCTTTCAGGTGCCCTTCCTTCATCTCTTTGCGACCTAACCAAACTAGTATCTCTTTCAGGTGCTGAGAATCAAATTTATGGTTCCATTCCCTCTGAAATAGgaaatttgaaatatttggaATATCTCCATCTTGGGTCCAACCGGCTGACTGGTCAAATCCCTCCGACCCTTGGCAATCTGCCTTTTCTACAAATTCTAAATCTTTCCTCAAACCAACTTACAGGCCCAATTCCTACCCAATTTGGGGATAATATTAAATCCAAGTGGTACCTTTCGACTTTGGATCTTTCCCACAATATTCTCTC
Protein-coding sequences here:
- the LOC113696457 gene encoding uncharacterized protein, which codes for MDVGCSGVVVLMILAVAIAGAAKESAVNLLEAEALHKSGWWGDGSTTATNISAHCHWSGIICNTAGSVTEILLPNCGIQDDLANFSFSSFPNLVSLDLSRNELYGAIPHQIGALSKLTYLNLSSNYLYGELPSSLVNLTQLAQLDVSWNSIDSLIPTGIENLTGLVTLDLSYNSLFGPIPPTLGQLSNLDSLDLSNNHFSETIPSALFNLTNLSQLDIHSNPAMGGILFKEIGNLKCLVKLDLSHCGFSGSIPPSLGQLSNLHSLDLSTNHFSGTIPSALFNLTNLFRLDIHSNPAMRGFLSEEIGNLKSLVELDLSYGAFSGSIPPSLGQLSNLRSLDLNTNHFSGTIPSALFNLTNLFRLDIHSNPVMRGFLSEEIGNLKSLGELDFSGLNLSGALPSSLCDLTKLVSLSGAENQIYGSIPSEIGNLKYLEYLHLGSNRLTGQIPPTLGNLPFLQILNLSSNQLTGPIPTQFGDNIKSKWYLSTLDLSHNILSGTVPSSLLQLGDVDLSYNALEGELPCKLVIQFGSERFVGNPHLRHDSTLCGVSPLVMGNHTPVIVGNHRHRTLYYIIGLGVTLLVFAITGGLVIYIRCFKKVKVELMDNKHGDIFRIWNYDGHMAYEDIIKATNDFDVCYCIGTGGYGSVYRARLPSGKVVALKKLHRLEGENPNFDKSFRNEADMLSKIRHRNIVKLFGFCLHKRCMFLIYEYMDRGSLFCILRDETEAVELDWIKRVNLIKGIASALSYLHYDCDPPIIHRDVSSNNILLNSQLEATLSDFGTARILELDSSNQTVIAGTFGYMAPELAYTMVVTEKSDVYSFGVVVLETLFGKHPQDFLSCISSQPNEPIMLKDLLDARLPPPTNPLVVRNVVLATALALDCVNANPKCRPTMQQVVNRFEVGRREPTRPLHTIAVNQLVSPPLLSLPDQTYTVV